AAAGAAACTGTTTCAAGCACCTGAAGGAAAATCTGAGTCGTGAGGCAACAGAGGAATACGAGACAGGGGGCAAGCACCTTACGGCTCTTAATCGCTTTGCACAAGACCAGCCGAATCTCATATCAATGGAGATTCCTTTGAAACCCCCAACGGAAATGGCAGACTCCAGCATGAAAGCCAGTGACGCTGTTGCCCGACAACTCATGAACGAACTTAATATGCACACGCTGCGGGATCAGATATAAAATCTATAGAGTGTGATAGGATTTGATAGACTAATATTTTTCTTACCAATTTTTGTCTCCGAACTTACGTTGTCCGCTGCACCTTCCCTATGTCCTATGAGCTAATCTTTTGTTTGTGATAGTTTACGCATTGCGGCGAGATATAACGCTTTGCTTTGATTCTCAAAGGGTCCTGGGTTGTTCGGGTTTTCTGGAAAGTGTGAAAACAGACGTGCTTCACTGACTTCCTCAAGGTCGAGTGGACAACCTAACGCCTCTATTTCCCCCAAATACGCCATTCCCCAGTATTCAAGATCGTACATAAAGCAGCGGATATAACACAACACTTCAAGATTTTTCAGCGTTGCACCGGTCTCTTCCAGAAGTTCTCGGTGTGCAGTTTCTTCAGTTGTTTCCCCTGGTTCGGCGCGCCCACCCGGCAGCGTCCAAATGTCATCATCACGCCATTTGCAGAATAGTATCTGGTTATCTTGATGTGCGAGACAATTGGCAAACTCAATTTCGCCTACATCTGCTGGCGGTTCTCCGAAATAGAGTAACATGTAGCCATCTTTTTCCTCAATCTTTTGAACCATCTTTTTCCTCTCTAAATACGAAAACCTATGCTGCCCTGACTAAGAAAATCTGGTGGACTGGTTATCAGGGATTTGGATGAATAGAAATCGCGCGATCTAACTGGATTTAGGTGCATTCCAAAAATTGGGAATGCCAAGTTCATGAATAATGTCTCGATGAAATTAAAAGACAATCGGAAATTACAAAATGTTTGTCCAATCGCTTCAGCCTGCTTTTTTAATCGTCTCCGCGCACGACTCAGACGGCTCTTAATCGTGTTCTGAGATACGCCCAAAAACTTGCTAATCTCCTCGCAGGTCATTTCGGCAAGATAGTAAAGATGGATCACCGTACGGTCAGCCTCTCGGAGTTTATCAAGGAGTTTTTGAATCAAAGCATGATGCGATTCTCTTCTTCTTTCCTCCTGCTTTTCTGCTACATACTCGGCATAACATAATTCTGCGAGTTCTTCGGGATCAGTTGATGTTAGAGACTGCAGTTGCGGTTGCGCGGCTTGTTTTCGGAGCCACGTGACGCAGAGATTGTTGGCGATAACATAGAGCCATTTTGCGAATCGATCTGGGTGTGTCAAGGTAGCGAGTTTTTGATACGCCGTGAGGAAGACCTCCTGCGTAATGTCTTCTGCTATATGAAAATCGTCGATTTTCCTCCAAACAAGCGCGTGAATCTGCGATTGATATTTCTCAACCAAAGCAGCAAAAGCATCATGATCGCCTTCCAAAGTGAGTTGAACTAACTTATTATCGCTATGTTGCATAGGATACCTCCGTAAAAAATCTTTCTCCTCTGCGATTAAAGACGAAAATTAGGGAGCGAAAAGTTGCACTTTTGGAAAAAAAATGCGTTTTTTTGTAAAAAACACGCATTTTTTTAGTTTCCTGCGTGAAGTATTACCGCTATGAACCCTGTCAATGCGTAAAAGGAAAGCGATTTTCGCATATTCCTTACGGCATAAAAAGTATATACCACATGAGAGGAAAATTTATCAGGAAATTTCACTATTAACTCTGGGAATTCGTGGCAAAAATCGAACAGAATGGCTTAGATTTCGCCTTTGATGGGGCAAACTTGTGTCTTACAAGGACCTCTTTTGATATATCTCTTTTACAACAGTTTCGATCGTCGGTTCTTCAATTTTTATATCCCGCGGATGAAGAAGATCCAAGACTTTTTGAATAATATCAATTGCTGAGATCTCATCTTTGTCAAAAGAAATAGTTAAAGAGTAATCGTTTTGCCTTGTGAATTTGAGTTCAGCAACCTTAAGTTGGTCACGAATGACGGCTATATCAACACGCTCATAAAGATCAACCTGAATTTTTCGTTGTCTGGCTAATTCATCTTTTGCCTGTTGTAGGTTCCCATCAAAGATAATCTTCCCTTGATCAATGATAAGGCTCCTTTGGCAAAGGTATTCAATATCACTG
This DNA window, taken from Candidatus Poribacteria bacterium, encodes the following:
- a CDS encoding NUDIX domain-containing protein yields the protein MVQKIEEKDGYMLLYFGEPPADVGEIEFANCLAHQDNQILFCKWRDDDIWTLPGGRAEPGETTEETAHRELLEETGATLKNLEVLCYIRCFMYDLEYWGMAYLGEIEALGCPLDLEEVSEARLFSHFPENPNNPGPFENQSKALYLAAMRKLSQTKD
- a CDS encoding RNA polymerase sigma factor — encoded protein: MQHSDNKLVQLTLEGDHDAFAALVEKYQSQIHALVWRKIDDFHIAEDITQEVFLTAYQKLATLTHPDRFAKWLYVIANNLCVTWLRKQAAQPQLQSLTSTDPEELAELCYAEYVAEKQEERRRESHHALIQKLLDKLREADRTVIHLYYLAEMTCEEISKFLGVSQNTIKSRLSRARRRLKKQAEAIGQTFCNFRLSFNFIETLFMNLAFPIFGMHLNPVRSRDFYSSKSLITSPPDFLSQGSIGFRI